tgccaacgtttagaggaccgagcggtgattcatgtatcgacgtcaccttctgcagcgcaggatggactgaagaaccaggatggatggtccacgagggtcatagcgaccatcaggaagtacgttttatggtcgagtATACCCGGAAAAGTACGACGAGAAGGGGTGGTGCAACTGATCCCGGATTGCGCACCTCACAGTTCAATCAAGAACTGTTGGAGGAGGCGCTGCGCTGGGAAAGTAGGACTACAGGACTGAGCGGTAACGAACTGACCGAGGTACTAACACGTCCCTGTGACATAGCGATGCCAAGGAAGACCCAGTCCCCAggaaatcgacaaccagtgtactggtggtctGACACGGTTGCAtatcttcgtagaacctgtcttagagctaaaagaaggttgcgacgtgctagaacggACGCTGAGCGACTCGATAGACATGGGGtattccagacagcgagcagagctctgaactacgagattaaatgtagcaagcgagcctcctttgaacagctgtgcaggatggcgaatgGCACCCtatggggagatgcatacaggatagtgatgtctaGGACCAATGGCACACCTCCTGAAAGATTACCAGAGATGTTAGCCGGAATAGTAGTGTCGTGTCCCTGTTTTTAAGCTTGCGCCGTTTCTAATTTTAATTACACTTTTCCGATCACTCTGCATATACTCTCGTCCGGTCTGATTAGCTGTCCGTTGCCAACTGAATCAAGCAGTTCCCCGAGCTTCTCACTCTCCGTAAAATCATATTCATTTCGCAGGGGTGAGTTAATATTTTACCGCCAAACTGTTTCAGGGGTTGGAACGGAAATAAAGAATAACAAGTGAAAATGGATaatatttatttgatttcagAACTCTACATCTCTTTAACGGTGTaagaaaaaaaggcaaaaaaaaggtTCAATGCTCATTAAATACTGTCGATTTATGAACGGTACTTTGCTGGCAATTTCTTCATCCGCTTTGGTCGATTAGGGGAAACATCCTGGTGATTGTTGTTAAGCAATATCCTCTTCGAAATGGACAcaggtagagatgtcgcaaattaatcgattacttcgattaatcgattcatcgttgtgataatcgattaattttgaatagattattacccaacgattaatcgattcaataatcgagatgaatcgtgagtaatcgattagttactaatcgattaatcagaattttacgacatcataaggatgtcgaaaattaattgattatttcgattaatcgattcatcgttgtgataatcgattaattttgaatcgattactatacaatgattaatcgattcaataatcgacaagaatcaagagtaatcgattagtaactaatcgattaatcgggattttacgacatctctagacaCAGGCTCAGCGTTCTGCTATACTCTTTTCTAGTGCCTGTTCGGAAACCTGCTGCGATGTCGACGGCTCATTAATTAATGGCCACTTCTTCAAATGGGAGATGGGTCGACGATATCGAACACCATCGTCATTGATAACGATGACGTCAATCCCAGTTTTCTTCAACACTTTGAACTTTTCAAGTTTGAAATTTGGCTCCAGTTTGCCCGACTCATAATTCTTCAGCATAACCTCATCTCCTACATCGATTTCGGAATACTTTGCATGTCTCCGGGTGTCGGAATATATTTTACCTTTCATTTTTTCTATTGCATCATTGTCATGTATTCCTTCATCACGTAACCAATAGGGTTCGGTTCGAAGAGAAGGCAGCAGATCCTTGATCGGCCTTCCAGTCAGTAACTCCATAGGCGCTTTTCCGGTAACGGAATGTGGCGTTGTGTTATACATGTATTCATAGTCCCTGACGGCTTTCCGCCAATCTCTCTTCGTGGCCTTCGCAATCCTTAATGCTCGCAAAACGCCTTGATTATGTCGCTCAACAAGGCCGTTCATTTGCGGCCAATAAGGAATTGTTTTAACGTGTTTgatatttttcgaaatacaATAGTGGGCAAACTCTTCAGAAGAGAAAGGCGGACCATTATCGCTTCTAATCGATTCCGGATATGTTTGTTCCATGAATACGTTTTCCAAAGCCTCGATGGTTTTCTTAGCTGTAGTGCCATTCATCTCAACAACCTTCGTGAAGCGGCTATAGTAGTCAATGATGACCAAAAATGTAGCACACTCTTTAGCAGAGAAAAAATCTATCGCTATCTCTTGCCATGCTCGGTTTGGCATTAATTTCCGTTGCATGGGTTCAGGCACATCCATTCGACTTACGGAAGCACAACCAGCACATTGCTGAACAAATTCCCCAACGTCTCGATCCATACACGGCCACCATACTTTGTCTCGTAGATTTCGGCGCATAGCCACTATTCCTGGGTGGCCACGGTGAGCGATTCCCAGGGCTCTCTGGCGCAATTTCAGTGGTAAGATAATTCTATCCTCCCTAACGACTATATCTTCGATCACTCCTAGCTCTTTTCGAAAGCCTGATAGCGGAATAACTCCTTAGACCAATCTTTAGTTGCTAATGCCCTGATAACCGCAGACAGGGTTTCATCACGAGCTGTTTCGGTTTTAATTTCTTCAAGAGTAATAGCATTATGCATCTCTCCGATGGAACATAAGTAGTGCTCTGTTGTTTCATCGAATGGGACATCTGAACTCTTACACAACCGAGAACATATATCCGAGATGTTGGAAGATCCTGGAATGTGGTGGACCGTGAAATCGTAAGGCTGGAGGCGAAGGGCCCAACCTTCAGCTCTTGTGCAAGCTCGCTTTCCGTTTTGGTGCTTTCCTCCATATATGTACTCCAACGTCTTATGGTCTGTGAATACCGCGAATTTCGTCCCAAACAAATACGGGTAGAATTTCTCAACAGCCCACACAACCGCCAATGCCTCCCGCTGAGTTTGTGGGTAAACTCTTTCAGTCTTCGTCAAACCTTTAGATGCAAAGCTAACAATCCGTGCATCGTTTGCGCTATTTCTTTGCGTTAAAACCGCCCCAAGTCCGACTGGAGATGCGTCGACATATAACTCAGTTTTATCCGCCGGATCGAAGAATCCCAGTCTTTGAACGTTGTTCGATATCTCATTGCGCAAGTCTTCAAATGCTTCGCGTTGATGCTCGCCGAAATTAGCTACCTCACCTCTAATGAATAGACGTAATGGCTCTGTCCTTGTTGACAAATCTGGTATGAAGTGTCCGATAAAGTTCACGAGGCCCAGAAAACTACGGACCTCCTCCTTCGTCTCTGGGCATCTGAAGTTTTGAATCGCAATGATCTTTTCCTCTGACGGACGTATACCAACTGCACTGACTTCGTAGCCCAATATTTCAAGCTTCTCCACGCCAAATACGCATTTTTCCATGTTCAGCAACGCATTGTTTTCCTTAAGAACCGCAAGCGTTTCCCGCAGACGTGCATCATGTTCTTCTCGGTTTCTTCCGGAAACCACCACATCGTCAATGTACACAATTATTCCTTCGATACCGCAAAGCATTTCTGTCATGACCCGTTGAAATATCTCCGGGGCACAATTGATACCAAACATCAATCTCTTGAAGCGCATGAGGCCCCTACCGGTCATGAATGTCGTGATTCCTCGGGAGTCTGGATGAAGCTCAATGTGATGAAAAGCGGAAGTTATATCGAGTTTTGAGAAACATCTAGATCCTCGCAGCTTATTCAGTAATGTGTCGATCATGGGGAGCGGATAGTGTTCTCGCTGGATCGCCTGGTTGGGATACTTCATATTGATGCACATGCGAATATCACTCTTTCCTTTTGGAACGACCACCATCGGTGATATCCATTCAGGTGGACCTATAGCTGGTTCAATGACATCGCTGTGTAACATTTCAAGGAGTTTTGGTCGACTTTTTCTTCCATTGCAACTGGTATACGCAAGTATGCGAGCTATCTCGGAGGAACGTTTGGATCCACCGACCGCTTTACTTGCACATGCGGAAATTTCGGAAAAGCACTGGTTTTCAATTCAATGTGACAGACATCAAGGCCAAATTGTAGTAACTTGAGTTCTTCTGCAGTTCTTTTGCACAGCAgtgactttttcgctcattgGATGAAGAAACATGCTGCGTAGGTTTTTGGTTTGTTGTCGTTTACTGAGACCCATGCCTCGAAAATCATGACTACCTGCAGAGGCTCCTGACATGCGTATGCAGTAAACTGTCGATCACAATTGAAgcgttttttgtatattttcgcTGCACTTTTTGACAAGTCATTCCAATCTCGCTCAGTAAGTGTATTTATGGCCGCCCCGGAATCTATTAAGAAACTCACCGGAAAAGTGTCGATTTTGCATGTAATTATTCCATCATCTTTCTTATGCACCTGGATTATGGAAAGGAGATATACAAAATTTTCGTTTAATTTTTCAACGTTTTACtttatttcaagtattttgacgtaaaaaaaaaccttatcaACTTTTAAAGAAACGTAAAACGAAATCTTGTGACattaatgaaagaaaaaaagaaacatcATTATTCTACCTTCGGTATGTCCGGTAGTGGGCGTCGAGCAACAATCCGTCCGCGATGGTGGTATCGATCTCCCTCTCGCAACGAATTTGCTCCATCAAACTTTCGGTAAGGTCGACTGCTATTCCATGGCACGTTTCTTCTCGACCTGCACTTTCTTGCATAATGGCCTATGCGTCCACAGTGGTTGCATCTAGCCGCCCGAGCCGAACATTCACGCGAATCTTTTCGATGCTTCCATGATCCGCAATTGTCACACTCTACCTCCTTGCGCTTGACTTGGTTCCAACGTGTTCCATGTTGCTCAACTGTCGATGACTTATGTTTCCACTCTTGGTCTACCGCAGATAGTACTCCGGAACCCTCGTTCTCTCTTGAATTACGTGTCTTCTCCTTCTGCTTCAGCAGCATCTCCCTGTTTATCGCGTAGTTTGTCAAATCATCCAAACACATGGAGTTTTCCAGGCCTTTATCTCTCACTCGTTCGTCGCGGGCTCCCATTGTCACCTGGTGGAGAATTTCAATTTCCTCGCGAGATCGGAAATCGCACCGCGCCGCTTGTGTGCGTAACTTGAGGATAAAGTGGCTGAAtgactcatcttccgattgctTCAATGAGCGGAAAAGTTCCAACTCAACACGCTCATTTCTTTTCCCGACAAAGAAGTTAGTCAATCTTTTGATTGCATTGTCGTATTCAGGTACCTCTGGTTGCATTAGCGGAATTTTAACGGGAACAGGATTAATCTCGTCGGCCACTGGTCGCAAATTATAGTAAATTCTTTGGAGACCTCGGCCCCCTCGTGCCAGGAGGAGAATTAGTTTATCATGCTGTGATTCGATTTTCCGAAGTTCCAAAACCAGTTCAAATGCTCTGAACCATTCTTCCCATTCGCGTCGAAGATCAGATGGACCGACAGAATCGTTGAACGGTTCCAAAGGCCAGTCTTTGTCGTGTTCCATCTGCAACATTAAACATTACCTCATATTAGAGAAAATTCATCTTCTTATGTTATCCGTCAAAACATGAGACATATGATTATGTGGAAAGAACAAATTAGTTATTAGTTTCATTTTGCAAGTGACTAATTATTCATCTATAACTCTACTCACAACTCTATAGGATGTTCTTCAGATAACATGCGCTAATATCTCTTTTAACATAAAATGGCCGTCAAAATAGCTTGCATTTTGGCGTTGCGAGCGTCGCTCATCCCGTTTCACACGGTTTGTTATTCATCTCGTTTAGAAATGTGCTGTATTCATAGCACTGCAAAATCATCCGGTCTCACTCACTTTGTTGAACCCTAAAGTCATGCGCTTCGGTCTTCACCCGGACTCGTAATGTGTGCTATGTACTTTGGCGCTGCGGGATTAACCCGGTCTCGCTTATTAcacaaaccaaaaaaaaacggCACGCGCTTCGGTCCTCAACCGGTCTCGCAATATGTGTTATGTACCTTTGTGCTACGAGTTTCACTCGGTCTCACTCTCTCCAGTTAACACTAGCAGAAATGCACTTCGGTCTTCACCCGGACTCGCAATATGTGCTATGTACTTTGGCGCTGCGGGCTTCACCCGGTCTCGCTTATTTCTATTTACAAAAACCACAAACGGCACGCGCTTCGGTCTTCAACCGGTCTCGCATTATGTTATGTACTTCGGTCTCACTTCTTTCTATTTAACACTAACAGACATGCGCCTCGGTCTGACCCGTTCTCACAATATGTGCTATATACCTTGGCGCTGCGGGCTTCACCCGGTCTCgctctttttttttctgttgctaACGCGACCACAATCTGCAGAACACTCCTCGACTACCTTCTTGCACTCGATAATACATGCCACTGAACAATTTAACACCATTTTCGATAACAATCTATTTCGCATTATCACAATTCAACATTTAAAGAATTCACCActaaaaattttgaagaaaaaaaaactttcagtaCTGTAAGCTACCATTGCATTTAGCAGTCGCCGCCATTTTGAGAGTATCGAAGATGTGTAGCACTGCTTTAGCCGCCATTTTgatcaaataaacaaaatttccacTAAAATAACTACTAGAAACGACGAAACTAATTAATTTCTCCTCAACTCACCTTGATTGATCCTACCGGCTGTGCCAATTTGTCGTGTCCCTGTTTTTAAGCTTGCGCCGTTTCTAATTTTAATTACACTTTTCCGATCACTCTGCATATACTCTCGTCCGGTCTGATTAGCTGTCCGTTGCCAACTGAATCAAGCAGTTCCCCGAGCTTCTCACTCTCCGTAAAATCATATTCATTTCGCAGGGGTGAGTTAATATTTTACCGCCAAACTGTTTCAG
The nucleotide sequence above comes from Armigeres subalbatus isolate Guangzhou_Male chromosome 3, GZ_Asu_2, whole genome shotgun sequence. Encoded proteins:
- the LOC134221456 gene encoding uncharacterized protein LOC134221456, whose amino-acid sequence is MEHDKDWPLEPFNDSVGPSDLRREWEEWFRAFELVLELRKIESQHDKLILLLARGGRGLQRIYYNLRPVADEINPVPVKIPLMQPEVPEYDNAIKRLTNFFVGKRNERVELELFRSLKQSEDESFSHFILKLRTQAARCDFRSREEIEILHQVTMGARDERVRDKGLENSMCLDDLTNYAINREMLLKQKEKTRNSRENEGSGVLSAVDQEWKHKSSTVEQHGTRWNQVKRKEVECDNCGSWKHRKDSRECSARAARCNHCGRIGHYARKCRSRRNVPWNSSRPYRKFDGANSLREGDRYHHRGRIVARRPLPDIPKVHKKDDGIITCKIDTFPVSFLIDSGAAINTLTERDWNDLSKSAAKIYKKRFNCDRQFTAYACQEPLQVVMIFEAWVSVNDNKPKTYAACFFIQ